The following coding sequences lie in one Moritella viscosa genomic window:
- the sdhB gene encoding succinate dehydrogenase iron-sulfur protein produces the protein MQVKFSIYRYNPDVDSKPKMQEMNLEVPEGSDMMVLDALILLKETDATLAFRRSCREGVCGSDGVNMNGKNGLACITPLSDLNVNKTIVIRPLPGLPVVRDLVIDMSQFYDNYARIKPFLITDDSAIPPARENLQSPEEREKLDGLYECILCACCSTSCPSFWWNPDKFVGPAGLLAAYRFLVDSRDSATEQRLSELDDAFSVFRCHGIMNCVNVCPKGLNPTKAIGNIKSMLLQRAV, from the coding sequence ATGCAAGTTAAATTTTCAATTTATCGCTATAACCCTGATGTTGATAGCAAACCTAAAATGCAAGAAATGAACCTTGAAGTACCTGAAGGTTCAGATATGATGGTTCTTGACGCACTTATCTTGTTAAAAGAAACAGATGCGACATTAGCTTTCCGTCGTTCTTGTCGTGAAGGTGTATGTGGCTCTGATGGTGTTAACATGAATGGTAAAAATGGCCTCGCATGTATCACACCATTGTCTGATTTAAATGTGAACAAAACGATTGTTATTCGACCGTTACCTGGTTTGCCAGTGGTCCGAGATCTCGTTATTGATATGTCGCAATTTTATGATAATTACGCACGTATTAAACCGTTCTTAATTACAGACGACAGTGCTATTCCACCTGCTCGCGAAAACCTTCAGTCTCCTGAAGAGCGTGAGAAGTTAGATGGACTGTATGAGTGTATCTTGTGTGCGTGTTGTTCTACGTCATGCCCATCATTCTGGTGGAATCCTGACAAGTTCGTTGGTCCTGCAGGCTTATTGGCGGCTTACCGTTTCTTAGTCGATAGTCGTGACTCAGCAACTGAACAACGTTTATCAGAATTAGACGATGCGTTTAGTGTATTCCGTTGTCACGGTATTATGAACTGTGTAAACGTGTGTCCTAAAGGTCTAAATCCTACAAAAGCAATCGGTAATATTAAATCTATGTTACTACAACGTGCGGTGTAG
- the sucA gene encoding 2-oxoglutarate dehydrogenase E1 component, whose amino-acid sequence MQNNVMKAWLESSHLAGANQTYIEDLYEQFLADPDSVGEEWQTVFLGLPKVDNTKEVPHGPVKDYFIRLAKDTSRYAAQVSDPHNDAKQVKVLQLINAFRFRGHQHANLDPLGLWTRDRVQDLDPVYHNLSDADFDASFNVGSYAIGQESMKLSELYTSLQKTYCGSIAAEYMHIVSTEEKRWIQSRLESVESTPEFEKEDKLRFLDNLTAAEGLEKYLGAKFPGAKRFSLEGGDALIPMMKELIRRSGEQGIKEAVIGMAHRGRLNMLVNVLGKKPTDLFDEFAGKHSDAWGAGDVKYHQGFSSDFNTPGGNVHLALAFNPSHLEIVNPVVMGSVRARQERHGSTDGDEVLAITIHGDSAITGQGVVAETFNMSQTRAYGIGGTIRIVVNNQVGFTTSNPKDMRSTEYCTDIAKMVQAPIFHVNADDPEAVVLVTQIALDFRNTFKRDVVIDLVCYRRHGHNEADEPSATQPLMYKKIKKHPTPRKIYADQLVNEGVIDASEATGFINEYRDQLDHGECVVKEWRPMQQHSVDWNPYLKHEWDMSYQSQVAQDKLSDLALKMTAVPEGHKIQSRVQKIYSDRVLMANGEKPCDWGFAETLAYATLLDDNYKVRLTGQDVGRGTFFHRHAVVHNQENASTYTPLANLKPEQGELTIHDSVLSEAAVLAFEYGYATTEPSGLTIWEAQFGDFANGAQVVFDQFLSSGEQKWGRMCGLTVLLPHGYEGQGPEHSSARLERYMQMCAEHNWQVCVPSTPAQVYHMLRRQTVRPMRRPLIVMTPKSLLRHPLAISSLSELADGTFQNAIGEIDTLDAAQVKRVVMCSGKVYFDLLETRRKLGQTDVAIVRIEQLYPFPHAEIAAIFAEYQHVEQFVWCQEEPQNQGAWYSSQHNFWGVIPQGAKLSYAGRAASASPAVGYMSVHTKQQLALIEDALTVAQK is encoded by the coding sequence ATGCAGAATAACGTCATGAAAGCCTGGTTAGAATCCTCTCATCTAGCCGGTGCGAACCAGACATATATTGAAGATCTATATGAGCAATTTTTGGCAGATCCAGATTCAGTTGGCGAAGAATGGCAAACTGTATTTTTAGGGCTCCCTAAAGTTGATAATACTAAAGAAGTTCCACATGGTCCTGTAAAGGATTATTTCATTCGCCTTGCGAAAGATACATCTCGATATGCTGCTCAAGTAAGCGACCCACATAATGATGCGAAACAGGTTAAAGTATTACAGTTAATCAATGCTTTCCGTTTTCGAGGTCATCAACATGCTAACTTAGATCCATTAGGCCTATGGACACGTGATCGTGTACAAGACCTAGACCCTGTATATCACAACCTTTCTGATGCTGATTTTGATGCTAGCTTTAATGTTGGTTCATATGCAATTGGCCAAGAAAGCATGAAACTCAGTGAGCTTTATACTTCGTTACAAAAAACCTATTGCGGCTCAATTGCAGCTGAGTATATGCATATCGTTTCTACTGAAGAAAAACGTTGGATCCAAAGCCGTTTAGAATCAGTTGAAAGTACGCCTGAGTTTGAAAAAGAAGATAAATTACGATTTTTAGATAACTTAACCGCGGCTGAAGGTCTGGAAAAATATCTAGGTGCTAAGTTCCCAGGTGCAAAACGTTTCTCGCTTGAGGGCGGTGATGCACTAATTCCAATGATGAAAGAATTAATTCGTCGTAGTGGTGAGCAAGGTATCAAAGAAGCAGTTATTGGTATGGCGCATCGCGGCAGACTAAATATGTTAGTGAATGTATTGGGTAAAAAACCAACAGACTTATTTGATGAATTTGCTGGCAAACATAGCGATGCTTGGGGCGCGGGCGATGTTAAATATCATCAGGGTTTCAGTTCTGATTTTAACACTCCAGGCGGTAATGTACATTTAGCTCTTGCTTTTAATCCATCGCATTTAGAAATTGTTAACCCAGTAGTCATGGGCTCTGTTCGTGCACGTCAAGAACGTCATGGCAGCACTGATGGTGATGAAGTACTGGCGATTACAATTCATGGAGATTCTGCAATTACTGGTCAAGGTGTTGTTGCTGAGACATTTAATATGTCACAAACACGCGCTTACGGTATTGGCGGTACAATTCGGATTGTTGTGAATAACCAAGTTGGTTTTACAACATCAAATCCAAAAGATATGCGTTCTACAGAATACTGTACGGATATCGCAAAAATGGTTCAGGCTCCCATCTTCCATGTAAATGCAGATGACCCTGAAGCTGTTGTATTGGTGACACAAATCGCACTTGATTTCCGTAATACATTTAAGCGTGATGTTGTTATTGATTTAGTTTGTTATCGTCGTCATGGCCATAATGAAGCTGATGAGCCGAGTGCAACGCAGCCATTAATGTATAAAAAAATCAAAAAGCACCCAACACCGCGTAAGATATATGCAGATCAACTTGTCAATGAAGGCGTTATTGATGCCTCTGAAGCAACGGGTTTTATTAACGAATATCGTGATCAACTTGACCATGGTGAATGTGTTGTTAAAGAATGGCGTCCGATGCAGCAGCACTCTGTTGATTGGAATCCTTACTTAAAACACGAATGGGATATGTCTTATCAATCACAAGTCGCTCAGGATAAATTATCTGACCTTGCATTGAAAATGACGGCTGTACCCGAAGGACATAAGATCCAGTCTCGTGTACAGAAGATTTATTCAGACCGTGTTTTAATGGCAAACGGTGAGAAACCATGTGATTGGGGTTTTGCTGAAACGCTTGCATATGCAACATTACTTGATGATAACTATAAAGTCCGTCTAACAGGGCAAGATGTTGGTCGTGGTACTTTCTTCCACCGCCATGCAGTTGTACATAATCAAGAAAACGCGAGTACATATACGCCATTAGCTAATTTAAAACCTGAACAAGGTGAGCTAACTATTCACGACTCAGTATTATCTGAAGCTGCAGTATTAGCGTTTGAATACGGTTATGCGACAACTGAACCAAGTGGTTTAACTATTTGGGAAGCACAGTTTGGTGATTTCGCCAATGGCGCACAAGTTGTATTTGATCAGTTCCTTTCTTCTGGTGAACAGAAATGGGGTCGTATGTGTGGCCTAACAGTATTGTTACCACATGGCTATGAAGGGCAAGGTCCTGAGCATTCATCTGCACGTTTAGAACGTTACATGCAAATGTGCGCAGAGCATAACTGGCAAGTGTGTGTACCTAGTACACCTGCGCAGGTTTACCATATGCTCCGTCGTCAAACAGTTCGCCCAATGCGTCGTCCATTGATCGTGATGACACCTAAATCGTTATTACGTCACCCATTAGCTATTTCTAGTTTATCTGAATTAGCAGATGGCACGTTCCAAAATGCAATCGGTGAAATTGATACTCTCGACGCAGCACAAGTCAAACGTGTTGTTATGTGTAGTGGTAAAGTATATTTCGATTTACTAGAAACGCGTCGTAAATTGGGTCAGACGGATGTTGCTATTGTACGTATTGAACAGCTTTATCCTTTCCCTCATGCGGAAATTGCAGCTATATTTGCAGAGTATCAACACGTAGAACAGTTTGTTTGGTGTCAAGAAGAACCTCAGAATCAGGGCGCTTGGTATTCAAGTCAGCATAATTTCTGGGGCGTAATCCCGCAAGGGGCGAAATTAAGTTATGCAGGACGTGCTGCATCAGCATCTCCTGCAGTCGGTTACATGTCTGTACATACAAAACAACAGCTAGCACTTATTGAAGATGCTTTAACTGTTGCACAGAAATAG